One part of the Oscillatoria sp. FACHB-1407 genome encodes these proteins:
- a CDS encoding ATP-binding protein → MKAQLRANTDLHALAQVLAWFDQFNHSMIPHPVWLQCQLALAEGFTNAVRHAHRGQPNDTAIDIEVTISDGCLEIRIWDVGAGFDLEKTLAKLSQEVNYEAEGGRGLKLMKRMADVLTYTRTDDERNCLLVIKKF, encoded by the coding sequence TTGAAAGCTCAACTTCGCGCTAATACCGATCTTCATGCTCTGGCTCAAGTTTTAGCATGGTTTGATCAATTTAACCATTCCATGATTCCACATCCAGTCTGGTTGCAGTGCCAACTTGCGCTAGCAGAAGGGTTTACAAACGCAGTTCGTCATGCCCATAGAGGTCAACCGAACGATACGGCGATCGACATTGAAGTGACGATTTCAGATGGTTGTTTAGAAATCCGAATCTGGGACGTTGGAGCAGGATTTGACTTGGAAAAAACCCTGGCTAAGTTGTCGCAAGAGGTGAATTATGAAGCCGAAGGAGGACGAGGTCTGAAGTTGATGAAACGGATGGCAGATGTATTAACCTACACTCGAACGGATGATGAACGAAATTGCTTATTAGTCATCAAGAAATTTTAG
- a CDS encoding Hpt domain-containing protein: MIDWAHLHQIADGNTAFELELLQLFTTDTHTQIKQLRRAIALEDFLEIKQIAHHIKGASANMGITSIQTTADLLEEQVFFKEITTINPFVESLEQALKQLEELIESLSINN; the protein is encoded by the coding sequence ATGATAGATTGGGCGCATCTTCACCAAATTGCTGATGGCAACACTGCCTTTGAGTTAGAGTTACTCCAACTCTTTACGACTGATACTCACACTCAAATTAAACAGTTGAGGCGAGCGATCGCCCTTGAGGACTTCCTGGAAATCAAACAAATTGCCCACCACATTAAAGGAGCGAGTGCCAATATGGGCATTACATCAATTCAAACTACAGCCGACTTACTAGAAGAGCAGGTTTTCTTTAAAGAAATAACAACCATCAACCCATTCGTAGAGAGCTTGGAACAGGCTCTAAAGCAATTAGAGGAGTTGATTGAATCGCTATCTATTAACAATTAG
- a CDS encoding CPXCG motif-containing cysteine-rich protein, with translation MENTAEFSCAYCGEPNLTFVDVSAGGQQSYVEDCQVCCRPNVLYVVIDEDTLDIEINSEYEG, from the coding sequence ATGGAAAATACAGCCGAGTTTAGTTGTGCCTATTGTGGTGAGCCTAACCTGACCTTTGTGGATGTGAGTGCCGGAGGGCAACAATCCTATGTGGAGGATTGCCAGGTCTGTTGTCGTCCTAATGTTTTGTATGTTGTGATTGATGAGGATACATTAGATATTGAGATTAATAGTGAATACGAAGGATAA
- a CDS encoding site-specific integrase, whose amino-acid sequence MTDLSSIDTRILQINQRLKSAQLGLQVERRGEKLSLRGTLPPRPGSDRLRPHQQRLSLNLPATPTGLKQAEQEAKIIAAQLIQNTFSWKPYLMVGGGKRLNQMDLAEQVQAFQQHFLAQSHRTKAASAKATWTTAYEPYLRKLQAIAQSRSNLSLPEAIYATVQATKANSRSRQICCTALGAFASFLDIELPTDLKSFWGNYGVSQTQARDLPSDEEILAVYDTIPNPTWRFVYGIMATYGLRNHEVFFCDYTALQQGNREASIEVLDTTKTGHHEVWPFYPDWVERFNLRQVELPPVNTDLTQTTLQRIGQLVSVQFRRYNLPFSPYDLRHAWAVRTIHIGLPDTVAARMMGHSVTVHTRTYHRWITRRDQQQAVEAALHRSQLASLSTKH is encoded by the coding sequence ATGACGGATTTATCTTCCATTGACACCCGGATTTTGCAGATCAATCAACGCCTCAAATCGGCACAGTTAGGCTTGCAGGTCGAACGTCGGGGTGAAAAGTTGAGCCTGCGGGGAACGTTGCCTCCTCGTCCGGGTAGCGATCGCCTGCGTCCCCATCAACAACGGCTCAGCCTCAACCTTCCTGCTACGCCCACTGGGTTGAAACAAGCAGAGCAAGAAGCCAAGATCATTGCTGCACAACTCATTCAGAATACCTTTAGCTGGAAACCTTATCTGATGGTGGGCGGAGGCAAACGGCTCAACCAGATGGATCTGGCAGAACAGGTTCAAGCCTTCCAGCAACACTTTTTGGCACAGTCTCACCGCACCAAAGCCGCTTCGGCTAAAGCGACCTGGACAACCGCCTATGAACCCTATTTACGAAAACTACAGGCGATCGCCCAGTCCCGCTCCAACTTGAGTCTGCCAGAAGCAATCTACGCCACCGTTCAAGCCACCAAGGCTAATTCCCGCAGTCGGCAAATCTGTTGCACTGCTCTGGGAGCCTTCGCCAGCTTTTTAGACATCGAGTTACCCACCGACCTGAAATCGTTTTGGGGGAATTATGGCGTGAGCCAAACCCAAGCCCGCGATCTGCCCTCCGATGAAGAAATTTTGGCTGTCTACGACACCATCCCCAACCCAACCTGGCGATTTGTCTACGGCATCATGGCAACCTATGGTTTGCGAAACCATGAGGTTTTCTTTTGCGATTACACTGCCTTGCAACAGGGTAACCGAGAAGCCTCGATTGAAGTTCTCGACACGACCAAAACAGGACATCATGAAGTGTGGCCCTTTTACCCGGATTGGGTGGAGCGATTCAACCTGCGCCAGGTTGAGTTACCCCCAGTAAACACAGATCTGACCCAAACCACCCTGCAACGCATTGGGCAATTAGTTAGCGTGCAATTTCGGCGGTACAATCTGCCCTTCTCCCCCTATGACCTGCGCCATGCCTGGGCAGTGCGAACAATCCACATTGGCTTACCCGATACAGTCGCCGCCCGGATGATGGGGCACTCGGTTACGGTTCATACCCGCACTTACCACCGCTGGATCACGCGGCGCGACCAACAACAAGCTGTAGAAGCTGCGCTACATCGATCGCAACTAGCATCCTTGTCTACCAAGCATTAA